One Bacteroidetes bacterium SB0662_bin_6 DNA window includes the following coding sequences:
- a CDS encoding aminotransferase class III-fold pyridoxal phosphate-dependent enzyme, producing the protein MVERGCGGAGRRMDGGARRAYCTNFFPVCAMSKDAVPREVNDIARHRPRFDQDTVCRILAERYGVSARLETLPSDRDLNFAVYTGDRNGSSSEASFVFKIAHALEDGKVLQGQHAAMRRLAEHGLAVPAIVPALDGEDIVLLSDQEGRRHLARLLSWLPGVPLASVRPRSLDLLSDLGRFTGRMSSALADFRHPALERSLVWDMACAAETVAERLEFLEAGERALVEPFLQLFRDTQARCSSRLRRSVVHHDANDWNVLVNGPEHRNRRVTGLIDFGDTLVSFAVADVAVAAAYGVLGMTDPLRAASVIAAGCHREFPLDEYDTSVLFPFLAMRLCVSVCMSAHQRRMEPDNAYLVVSREPALRTLALLSDIPPRLAEYVFRHACGYEPCPDGVRTAAWCRSRKGTFAPVVAAASSKAVTFDFSTQSSEWTFRNPLDPERSARHIERRMREEGAEVGIGRYAEVRLVYRGEQFRTGSQLRTVHLGVDLFQPPGSPVFAPLDGVVHSVADYDNPYDYGPTVVLEHAPEDGPVFRTLYGHLSRTSVEGLQVGSVVRAGEKIAEIGAWEENGGWAPHVHVQIIADGLDIEGAFPGVAPPWCKEVWMAVSPDPSDLLGLSGDVRAPLAPDAPELLARRRERIAPSLSVSYRAPMSIHRGYMAHLYDENGQPFLDTVNNVAHVGHAHPRVAEAVSRRLRVLNTNTRYLYDELSRYAERLAARLPDPLSVCFFVNSGSEANDLALRIAHAHTGFRDVAAIAQAYHGHLSSLIAVSSYKFDGKGGAGRPAHVHIVPTPDPYRHSGSADDHATLLRRALAAAPDGVAAFIAESAMGCAGQVFFPHGYLRKAFDAAREVGAVCIADEVQTGFGRMGDAFWAFELQGAIPDIVTMGKPIGNGYPLGAVVTTPELARSFDTGMEYFNTFGGSPASCAAGLAVLDVIEEEGLVQRALERGEQFLDGLTALAGIHEMIGDVRGRGLFLGVELVTNRASKEPAGEAASYVVERMRESGILASVDGPYGNVLKIKPPMVIETSGVDWYVGTLDRILNEDFVRAAVACDSLAEKRP; encoded by the coding sequence ATGGTGGAGCGTGGATGCGGCGGCGCCGGACGCCGTATGGATGGTGGGGCCCGAAGGGCGTATTGCACGAATTTCTTTCCGGTCTGCGCCATGAGCAAGGATGCCGTGCCCCGCGAGGTCAACGACATTGCGCGTCACCGGCCCCGTTTTGACCAGGACACGGTATGCCGGATTCTCGCCGAGCGGTATGGCGTGTCCGCTCGTCTCGAAACGCTGCCCAGTGACCGCGATCTCAATTTCGCCGTGTATACCGGCGACCGGAACGGATCGTCCAGCGAGGCTTCCTTTGTATTCAAGATCGCTCATGCGCTCGAGGACGGGAAGGTCTTGCAGGGCCAGCATGCCGCCATGCGGCGCCTTGCAGAGCACGGTTTGGCTGTGCCTGCTATTGTTCCGGCGCTCGACGGTGAGGATATCGTACTCCTGTCCGATCAGGAAGGCCGCCGGCACCTTGCGCGGCTTCTTTCCTGGTTACCCGGCGTGCCGCTTGCCTCGGTACGCCCGCGCTCCCTCGATTTGTTGTCCGATCTTGGGCGATTCACGGGGCGGATGTCCTCTGCGCTGGCGGATTTCAGGCACCCTGCGCTTGAACGTTCGCTGGTCTGGGACATGGCCTGCGCCGCAGAGACCGTGGCCGAGCGGCTGGAATTCCTGGAGGCGGGTGAACGCGCGCTCGTCGAGCCGTTCCTGCAGCTTTTCCGGGATACGCAGGCTCGCTGCAGCAGTCGGTTGCGCCGGAGTGTCGTACACCACGATGCGAACGACTGGAATGTGCTTGTCAATGGCCCGGAGCACCGAAATCGCCGGGTCACCGGACTGATCGACTTCGGGGACACGCTTGTTTCGTTCGCGGTGGCCGATGTGGCCGTTGCCGCGGCGTACGGCGTGCTTGGCATGACCGATCCGCTTCGCGCCGCCTCTGTCATCGCAGCCGGTTGCCATCGGGAATTTCCGCTCGATGAGTACGATACGAGCGTACTGTTTCCTTTTCTTGCCATGCGGTTGTGCGTCAGCGTGTGTATGTCTGCGCACCAGCGGCGCATGGAGCCGGACAACGCATATCTGGTGGTCAGTCGGGAGCCCGCGCTTCGGACGCTTGCGCTCCTCAGCGATATTCCTCCACGGCTTGCGGAATATGTGTTCCGGCATGCCTGTGGGTACGAACCGTGCCCTGACGGCGTCCGCACCGCCGCCTGGTGCCGCAGCCGCAAGGGGACGTTCGCCCCTGTGGTTGCTGCGGCGTCTTCCAAAGCGGTGACGTTCGATTTCAGCACGCAGAGTTCGGAATGGACCTTCAGAAATCCATTGGATCCGGAGCGGTCAGCCCGGCATATCGAGCGCAGGATGCGTGAGGAAGGGGCGGAGGTCGGCATTGGAAGGTACGCTGAAGTGCGCCTCGTATACCGGGGCGAGCAGTTCAGGACAGGGTCGCAGTTGCGCACGGTGCATCTGGGCGTTGATTTGTTCCAGCCGCCGGGGAGTCCTGTTTTTGCGCCGCTGGACGGAGTGGTGCACAGTGTGGCGGATTACGATAATCCGTATGACTACGGTCCTACCGTAGTGCTCGAACATGCTCCGGAAGACGGGCCGGTGTTTCGTACGCTGTACGGCCATCTGTCCCGCACCTCCGTTGAGGGGCTGCAGGTTGGTTCAGTGGTGCGGGCGGGGGAGAAAATCGCTGAGATCGGGGCGTGGGAAGAAAACGGTGGGTGGGCGCCGCACGTGCATGTTCAGATCATAGCGGATGGGCTGGATATCGAGGGAGCGTTCCCCGGTGTGGCGCCGCCGTGGTGCAAGGAGGTATGGATGGCCGTTTCGCCGGATCCGTCCGATTTGCTGGGGCTCTCCGGCGATGTCCGCGCGCCGCTGGCGCCGGATGCTCCGGAGTTGCTGGCCCGCCGGAGGGAACGCATTGCTCCGTCGTTAAGCGTTTCATACCGGGCGCCCATGAGCATACACCGGGGGTATATGGCGCATCTGTACGACGAAAACGGACAGCCTTTTCTCGATACGGTGAACAATGTGGCGCATGTGGGCCATGCACACCCTCGCGTGGCCGAGGCCGTGTCGCGCCGGTTGCGGGTGCTGAACACGAACACGCGCTATCTTTACGACGAACTGAGCCGCTATGCGGAACGCCTTGCGGCCCGCCTCCCGGATCCGCTGTCCGTGTGTTTTTTCGTAAACAGCGGGAGCGAGGCGAACGATCTGGCGCTGCGCATCGCCCACGCCCATACCGGATTCCGGGATGTGGCGGCGATAGCACAGGCTTATCACGGCCACCTGTCGTCGCTGATTGCCGTCAGTTCGTACAAGTTCGACGGGAAGGGCGGGGCAGGGCGTCCTGCGCATGTACATATCGTACCCACGCCCGATCCGTACCGGCATTCCGGTTCCGCCGACGATCATGCGACGCTGCTTCGCCGCGCGCTGGCCGCTGCGCCTGACGGCGTGGCCGCCTTTATAGCCGAATCGGCAATGGGGTGCGCCGGGCAGGTGTTTTTTCCGCACGGATATCTCCGCAAGGCATTCGATGCGGCCCGGGAAGTAGGCGCTGTATGCATTGCCGACGAAGTGCAGACCGGGTTCGGGCGTATGGGAGATGCGTTCTGGGCCTTCGAGTTGCAGGGCGCCATCCCGGACATCGTAACGATGGGAAAACCCATCGGCAACGGCTACCCGTTAGGCGCCGTCGTGACGACCCCGGAATTGGCGCGGTCCTTCGATACAGGGATGGAATACTTCAATACGTTCGGCGGCAGTCCGGCTTCCTGCGCGGCGGGGCTGGCGGTGCTGGACGTGATCGAGGAGGAAGGTCTTGTGCAGCGTGCGCTTGAAAGGGGCGAGCAGTTCCTCGACGGGTTGACGGCGCTTGCCGGAATACACGAGATGATTGGGGATGTGCGCGGCCGCGGACTTTTTCTGGGTGTGGAACTGGTCACCAACCGGGCATCGAAAGAACCTGCAGGGGAAGCAGCCTCCTATGTGGTGGAGCGGATGCGCGAATCGGGCATTCTTGCCAGCGTGGACGGGCCGTACGGCAATGTGCTCAAGATTAAACCCCCCATGGTTATAGAGACTT
- a CDS encoding choice-of-anchor B family protein, with protein sequence MLKPQDRHPSITSFKTMATQSYRMLVAAFLTSICLVGTAHAQKGFGNALLISGERIFVGEPDNLYRPGTVYIFHQADGEWVQEATITAMDAEMNDGFGGSLAVEGNMLVVGSSGKEGEAGSAHVFEHTEDGWMHQAALTGDDAGPDDAFGGTVGLSGGAVFVGAPAADSSAGAAYVFEQDDNGMWMQVARLQGSEVKQGGRFGTAIAAAEGHAFVGAHGGDDAAGGVYLFEQDASSGEWIESQLLKGRVSEEGDRYGASLDLMGDELLVGIPRFANRAGGAIMYQRDAESNSWSSAMLLLPFSATSPPGFGTDIALGGNEVWSGAPLGAGFQGGVYRFAKGEDGAYAKSMMISLPDLERGDLFGQTLDVSGHIAVVALNRADFGAGAVAVFEHSEEGGWTHSTTLRSPAGGLEAVTGDMVDCSEGSAGVFSCDMVDMLAFLPIREVGGERGVQLNDIWGWTDPESGREYALVGRVDGTSFVDVTDPSNPVYLGNLPKTEGTPGAVWRDIKVYKDHAFIVADAAQEHGVQVFDLTQLRNVGDMPVTFEETAHYDGINSAHNIVINTETGFAYVVGGRAGGETCGGGLHMINIQDPANPTFAGCYSASGTGRAGTGYTHDAQCLVYNGPDSDYAGRELCFGSNETALNIADVTDKDAPVSVATAAYPSVSYTHQGWISDDHHYFFVNDELDEISGSVPETRTLIWDITDIDDPQLIKEYTWGSEASDHNLYIDGNLMYQSNYVSGLRIHDVSDPMNPREVGYFDTMPVGDNSAGFAGSWSNYPFFESGTIVVSSIGEGLFILKKKQELGL encoded by the coding sequence ATGCTAAAACCTCAGGATCGCCACCCATCCATCACATCTTTCAAAACCATGGCAACACAAAGCTACCGCATGCTTGTCGCTGCTTTCCTGACATCTATCTGCCTTGTCGGAACGGCGCATGCCCAGAAAGGATTCGGCAATGCTCTCCTTATTTCCGGAGAGCGGATTTTTGTCGGAGAACCGGATAACCTGTACCGCCCGGGCACCGTCTACATCTTCCATCAGGCAGACGGAGAATGGGTGCAGGAAGCCACGATTACGGCGATGGACGCCGAAATGAATGATGGATTCGGAGGCAGTCTGGCTGTTGAAGGGAATATGCTCGTCGTCGGATCGTCTGGCAAGGAAGGAGAAGCCGGCTCCGCACATGTATTCGAGCACACGGAAGACGGGTGGATGCATCAGGCAGCCCTGACGGGCGACGATGCCGGGCCCGACGATGCCTTCGGGGGAACGGTTGGGCTAAGCGGCGGCGCCGTGTTCGTAGGGGCTCCGGCCGCCGATTCGTCCGCGGGAGCCGCCTATGTATTCGAGCAGGACGACAACGGAATGTGGATGCAGGTCGCACGTCTCCAAGGCAGTGAAGTGAAACAGGGCGGTCGCTTCGGAACAGCCATTGCCGCGGCGGAAGGACATGCGTTTGTCGGAGCCCATGGCGGGGACGACGCAGCGGGCGGCGTATACCTGTTCGAGCAAGACGCTTCCTCCGGGGAATGGATTGAATCGCAACTGCTGAAAGGCCGTGTTTCGGAAGAGGGTGACCGCTACGGCGCCTCCCTGGACCTGATGGGCGATGAACTGCTTGTCGGCATTCCCCGGTTCGCCAACCGCGCGGGCGGCGCCATCATGTACCAGAGAGATGCAGAATCGAACAGTTGGTCATCGGCCATGCTGTTGTTGCCGTTCTCAGCCACGAGCCCGCCGGGATTTGGAACGGATATCGCGCTCGGCGGAAATGAAGTGTGGAGCGGCGCACCGTTAGGAGCAGGCTTCCAGGGCGGCGTGTACCGGTTCGCAAAAGGGGAAGACGGCGCATACGCCAAATCCATGATGATCAGCCTTCCCGACCTGGAGCGCGGTGATCTGTTCGGGCAAACGCTGGATGTCTCCGGGCACATCGCCGTGGTCGCCCTCAACCGGGCCGATTTCGGCGCCGGCGCGGTAGCCGTGTTCGAACACAGCGAGGAAGGCGGCTGGACACATAGCACCACCCTCCGCAGCCCGGCAGGCGGACTCGAGGCTGTCACGGGCGACATGGTGGACTGTTCGGAAGGTTCTGCCGGCGTTTTTTCCTGCGATATGGTGGACATGCTTGCGTTTCTCCCGATACGTGAAGTAGGCGGCGAACGCGGCGTCCAGCTAAACGACATCTGGGGATGGACCGACCCGGAAAGCGGGCGGGAATATGCACTCGTTGGGCGAGTGGACGGGACATCGTTCGTGGATGTCACAGATCCCTCTAACCCGGTGTATCTCGGCAATCTGCCGAAAACGGAAGGCACGCCGGGAGCCGTCTGGCGCGACATCAAGGTGTATAAGGATCATGCCTTTATCGTAGCCGATGCCGCTCAGGAACACGGCGTACAGGTGTTCGACCTGACGCAACTGCGCAATGTCGGCGACATGCCCGTAACCTTCGAGGAAACGGCGCATTATGACGGAATCAACAGTGCGCACAACATCGTCATCAACACGGAGACCGGGTTTGCATACGTTGTAGGCGGTCGGGCCGGCGGCGAAACCTGTGGAGGCGGACTGCACATGATCAATATCCAGGACCCGGCCAATCCGACGTTCGCCGGATGCTACTCCGCCTCGGGGACCGGACGCGCCGGTACAGGCTACACGCACGACGCGCAATGCCTCGTATACAACGGCCCGGACTCCGACTACGCAGGACGCGAACTCTGTTTCGGTTCCAACGAAACGGCCCTGAATATTGCGGACGTTACGGACAAGGACGCCCCCGTCAGCGTAGCGACGGCAGCGTATCCCAGTGTGTCCTACACCCACCAGGGTTGGATCAGCGACGATCACCACTACTTCTTCGTGAACGACGAACTGGACGAGATAAGCGGCAGCGTACCCGAAACCCGCACCCTCATCTGGGATATCACCGATATCGACGACCCGCAACTCATCAAGGAGTACACATGGGGAAGCGAAGCGTCGGATCATAACCTGTACATCGACGGAAATCTGATGTACCAGTCGAATTATGTCAGCGGGCTCCGCATCCACGATGTAAGCGATCCCATGAACCCACGGGAGGTGGGATATTTCGACACGATGCCGGTCGGCGACAACTCTGCGGGCTTTGCAGGATCCTGGAGTAATTATCCGTTCTTCGAGAGCGGTACAATCGTGGTTTCCAGCATCGGCGAGGGCCTTTTCATCCTGAAGAAGAAGCAGGAACTGGGTCTTTAA
- a CDS encoding YncE family protein, which translates to MRRNLEKHLIKKTLTETLALVCVLGGAVLAMGAPRAAGQTRTDLVFTRDVLPIIQESFLPLLTEDTGLDGESWESLMRGSEQGEVVIPFDADRSLLVERAEQEGVDPAAIARVRSWIESGAPSDDGKIAYADAGPFLYVCNQGSGVISIIDMEAHVVARTVDLRDFGFSENAKPHHVAVTPDGAFWYVSLIGEHTVLKFNRDNELVGRTAFEAPGMLAFDPVLEQLYVGRSMTAVNPPQRIGVIEPDGMDIEEIDVFHPRPHALNVTPDGKYVFSASLGMNQIAVVDAESMDIELVPVPGAHHSLVQFAVAPDGHSMIVGGHMSGDILFLDITEPMQPSVTYTLPLGGGPWHPSFLPGGDRVVFPAKMANAVAILDLATGTEIERISGHGLAEPHGSAVRPDGRYIYVSSNNLNAAFTPRYHREDNDSPNGSVAVIDANTFDIVKVIEVEQYPTGIGAQRDETTAR; encoded by the coding sequence ATGCGGCGTAATCTTGAGAAACATCTGATTAAGAAAACTCTGACTGAAACGCTCGCCCTCGTTTGCGTACTGGGCGGCGCGGTCCTCGCGATGGGGGCGCCCCGGGCAGCAGGGCAAACGCGAACCGACCTCGTGTTTACGCGCGATGTCCTTCCGATCATTCAGGAATCCTTCCTTCCTCTTCTCACGGAGGACACGGGCCTCGACGGCGAATCGTGGGAATCCCTGATGCGAGGATCCGAACAGGGCGAGGTGGTCATTCCCTTCGACGCCGACCGAAGCCTGCTTGTTGAACGTGCAGAACAGGAGGGAGTCGATCCTGCCGCCATCGCGCGGGTGCGGTCATGGATCGAAAGCGGCGCCCCGAGCGACGATGGAAAAATCGCGTATGCGGATGCCGGACCGTTCCTCTACGTATGCAACCAGGGCTCCGGGGTGATTTCTATTATCGACATGGAAGCGCATGTCGTCGCCCGTACCGTGGACCTGCGCGATTTCGGCTTCTCCGAGAACGCCAAACCTCACCATGTGGCGGTCACGCCCGACGGGGCGTTCTGGTATGTATCGCTCATCGGCGAACATACCGTACTGAAATTCAATCGGGATAATGAACTGGTGGGGCGCACGGCATTCGAGGCGCCGGGTATGCTGGCCTTCGATCCCGTTCTGGAACAGTTGTATGTGGGCCGGTCGATGACCGCCGTCAACCCGCCGCAGCGCATCGGGGTTATCGAGCCGGACGGCATGGATATCGAGGAAATAGATGTATTTCATCCCCGGCCGCACGCGCTTAACGTGACCCCCGACGGGAAATACGTGTTCAGCGCCAGTCTCGGCATGAATCAGATTGCCGTCGTGGACGCCGAATCCATGGATATCGAACTCGTTCCCGTCCCGGGCGCGCATCACAGTCTGGTGCAATTTGCCGTGGCTCCCGACGGGCATTCCATGATCGTCGGAGGACATATGAGTGGAGATATCCTTTTTCTCGATATCACCGAGCCGATGCAGCCCAGCGTCACGTACACCCTGCCCCTTGGTGGAGGACCCTGGCATCCATCGTTTCTTCCCGGAGGGGATCGCGTGGTCTTTCCCGCCAAAATGGCCAACGCCGTGGCTATTCTTGACCTGGCTACCGGAACCGAAATCGAAAGAATTTCCGGGCACGGCCTCGCAGAACCGCACGGCAGTGCGGTACGACCGGATGGACGGTATATCTACGTATCCAGCAACAACCTGAACGCTGCGTTCACCCCCCGATATCACCGGGAAGACAATGATTCGCCCAACGGATCCGTGGCGGTTATCGACGCAAACACGTTCGACATCGTAAAGGTCATCGAGGTGGAACAGTATCCCACGGGCATCGGCGCCCAGCGGGATGAAACAACCGCCCGCTGA
- a CDS encoding VCBS repeat-containing protein has translation MHRSRPFPFLFLLFGALPVTFLAGCAGTEPRAGSERAAGEMPIRRMIAPFEVYKANGDAYAYPFLGGFNMPRPQLLDIDADGDNDLFVQEHPNAIMFFERNDTQGPALWTWRSDKYAELDVGEWYRFADMDGDGDFDLLAEQPFSHMRYYKNVGTPLQADFVQAVDTLRDAEGEPVFSDRQNIPNVTDIDCDGMPDLFIGRIDGTVMRYEAVETEPAPVFQLVTENFEDIRIVAQFGQPGMPAPAALPNIPGTNDDFMNEGPSPGKDVFAEDTQNRSDPLHGANTMTFADIDGDNDQDLFWGDFFEPGLLYIENTGACARPRLRTTPVPFPIDDPLQSSGYNAPSFGDLDNDGDMDLLAGVLGGAFNPNRTAQSNLYMYEQLPEERFALRTTRFMDQIDVGSESYPVLVDMDADGDEDLLISNKISSEDGRTASLAYFENVDGAYRTGEAPAFFPAYHYAPAFADLDADGDHDLLLGTWNDGIAWYRNEGAPGTPDFVLQQRAYIRLTRGSHTTPALVDIDDDGDLDLFVGETSGTINFYRNAGTASAPVFEFVSDEYAGIDVGRRSVPTFIDTDRDGDLDMIVGSEHEGLLLFRNLGDRTTPLFGESEPLPYDVPEAAVPSFGDPDGDGALELMVGGYSGGLLYFDGP, from the coding sequence ATGCATCGTTCCCGTCCGTTCCCCTTTCTTTTCCTGCTTTTCGGCGCGCTGCCGGTCACGTTTCTCGCCGGTTGCGCCGGTACGGAACCGCGTGCAGGAAGCGAACGAGCCGCCGGCGAGATGCCCATCCGGCGTATGATCGCTCCCTTCGAGGTATACAAGGCGAACGGCGACGCATACGCATATCCCTTTCTCGGCGGATTCAACATGCCGAGACCCCAACTCCTCGATATCGATGCGGATGGGGACAACGACCTGTTCGTGCAGGAGCATCCGAACGCCATCATGTTTTTCGAGCGCAACGACACGCAGGGCCCGGCTTTATGGACCTGGCGGTCCGACAAGTACGCAGAACTCGATGTCGGAGAATGGTACCGTTTCGCGGACATGGACGGAGATGGGGATTTCGACCTGCTTGCCGAGCAGCCTTTCAGTCATATGCGGTATTACAAAAACGTGGGCACGCCCCTGCAGGCCGACTTCGTACAGGCAGTAGATACCCTCCGGGATGCAGAGGGGGAACCCGTATTCTCCGACCGACAGAATATCCCGAACGTTACCGACATCGACTGCGACGGCATGCCGGATTTGTTCATTGGACGCATTGACGGCACCGTCATGCGGTATGAAGCCGTCGAAACCGAGCCCGCGCCCGTATTTCAACTCGTTACGGAAAACTTTGAGGACATTCGGATTGTGGCTCAGTTCGGGCAACCCGGCATGCCCGCCCCGGCAGCCCTTCCGAATATTCCGGGGACTAATGACGACTTTATGAACGAGGGGCCGTCTCCGGGAAAAGATGTTTTTGCCGAAGACACGCAAAACCGCTCCGATCCGCTGCATGGAGCCAATACCATGACCTTTGCCGATATCGACGGCGACAACGACCAGGATCTGTTCTGGGGAGATTTCTTCGAGCCCGGCCTGCTGTACATCGAAAACACAGGAGCCTGCGCCCGGCCTCGCCTGCGCACTACGCCCGTTCCCTTTCCGATCGACGATCCGCTCCAGTCCAGTGGATACAATGCTCCTTCCTTCGGAGACCTCGACAACGACGGGGATATGGATCTGCTGGCAGGAGTCCTCGGGGGAGCGTTCAACCCGAACAGGACCGCGCAATCCAATCTGTATATGTACGAACAGCTTCCCGAAGAACGGTTTGCGCTGCGCACGACCCGGTTCATGGATCAGATCGATGTGGGAAGCGAAAGCTATCCCGTACTGGTGGATATGGATGCGGACGGCGACGAAGACCTGCTCATCTCCAATAAAATCTCATCGGAAGACGGGCGCACCGCCTCGCTGGCATACTTCGAAAATGTGGACGGCGCATACCGTACCGGAGAAGCGCCTGCCTTCTTTCCCGCCTATCATTACGCGCCGGCCTTCGCAGACCTGGATGCCGACGGGGACCACGATCTTCTGCTCGGGACATGGAACGACGGCATCGCATGGTACCGCAACGAAGGCGCCCCCGGAACACCGGACTTCGTTTTGCAACAGCGGGCATACATCCGGTTGACCCGCGGCAGCCACACCACGCCGGCCCTGGTGGACATCGACGACGACGGCGATCTGGACCTGTTCGTCGGCGAAACATCCGGGACCATCAATTTCTACCGGAACGCAGGAACCGCTTCCGCCCCGGTCTTCGAATTCGTTTCCGACGAATACGCCGGGATCGATGTCGGACGCCGCAGCGTGCCGACGTTTATCGATACAGACCGCGATGGGGACCTGGACATGATTGTCGGAAGCGAGCATGAGGGGCTTCTCCTGTTCCGCAATCTGGGAGACCGGACCACCCCCCTGTTCGGGGAGAGCGAACCACTGCCGTACGATGTGCCCGAAGCAGCCGTCCCGTCCTTCGGTGACCCGGATGGCGACGGCGCCCTCGAACTCATGGTCGGCGGATACAGTGGAGGACTGCTGTATTTTGACGGACCGTGA
- a CDS encoding molybdopterin molybdotransferase MoeA, which translates to MKTFISFPEARDIVLDHLPDPHEDVTGLDRALGKTLGRPVAAAENIPPFDNSAMDGFAVRAQDVPAPGVCLPLAGEISAGCSDTHPLAPGTCVRIMTGAPLPEGANAVIPIEVAEVHAEENSVTFLKAASPGDHVRSAGQDMPRGRTVLEAGNVLSPADIAVLASLGQVQVPIARPPEVSIVTTGNELIEPSEALRPGKIRNANGPALAAQIATAGGQVYGQFHARDTREAVRNALEAACKGDMLVISGGVSVGDYDFVKEVLEDMGLSMLFWRVRQRPGKPLVFGLLGDIPVFGLPGNPVSSAVCFEAYVRPALAGMLGRQDTLPRLESAVLGKDIPKKRGLHHFVPGRARWTERRLIVAPAGPQGSHIVSSLALADGLIHLPESLDEAPAGMPVSFERLHWEHP; encoded by the coding sequence GTGAAAACTTTCATTTCGTTTCCGGAAGCGCGGGACATCGTCCTGGATCATCTGCCTGATCCGCATGAAGACGTCACGGGCCTCGACAGGGCCCTTGGCAAAACGCTGGGCCGACCTGTTGCCGCCGCCGAAAACATTCCTCCGTTCGACAACTCGGCGATGGACGGTTTTGCCGTGCGGGCACAGGATGTGCCTGCACCGGGCGTATGTCTGCCGCTCGCCGGCGAAATCTCTGCAGGATGCAGCGATACGCACCCCCTTGCACCGGGCACCTGTGTCCGCATCATGACGGGCGCCCCCTTGCCGGAAGGAGCGAACGCCGTGATCCCCATCGAGGTCGCAGAAGTGCATGCTGAGGAAAACTCCGTAACGTTCCTTAAGGCAGCAAGCCCCGGCGATCATGTGCGGTCGGCCGGGCAAGACATGCCCCGGGGCCGCACGGTGCTGGAAGCAGGAAACGTATTGAGCCCTGCCGACATTGCCGTGCTCGCCTCACTGGGCCAGGTGCAGGTTCCGATTGCGCGCCCACCTGAAGTATCTATCGTTACGACGGGCAACGAACTGATCGAACCATCCGAAGCGCTGCGCCCCGGCAAGATCCGCAACGCGAACGGCCCGGCGCTGGCAGCGCAAATCGCTACGGCAGGCGGACAAGTATATGGTCAATTTCACGCCCGCGACACACGGGAAGCCGTCCGCAATGCGCTCGAAGCCGCCTGCAAGGGCGATATGCTGGTTATATCCGGAGGCGTTTCCGTGGGAGACTACGACTTCGTGAAGGAGGTGCTTGAAGACATGGGGCTATCCATGCTGTTCTGGCGGGTACGCCAACGGCCCGGCAAGCCGCTCGTCTTCGGGCTACTTGGAGATATCCCTGTCTTCGGACTGCCCGGCAATCCGGTTTCCTCCGCGGTCTGCTTCGAGGCGTACGTGCGTCCTGCCCTTGCCGGCATGCTGGGACGGCAAGACACGTTGCCCCGGCTCGAATCTGCTGTGCTGGGCAAGGACATTCCCAAAAAACGGGGACTGCATCATTTCGTGCCGGGACGGGCGCGCTGGACAGAACGCAGGTTGATCGTTGCGCCTGCGGGGCCGCAAGGATCCCATATCGTTTCGTCGCTGGCGCTGGCGGACGGCCTCATTCATCTTCCGGAATCCCTCGATGAAGCGCCTGCAGGCATGCCCGTTTCCTTTGAACGCCTGCATTGGGAACACCCATGA